The genomic stretch aaaactttactcaCACCAGGAGTTTGGCAGCGAACACGACCGCTTTCGAGGCAGAGATGAGGCCCTCCGACCACTGCGGGTTTCGTCTGTACATTTTCTGGCGAGTCTTCGGATCGCCCAGCTCGTTCTGCAGCTTCCTGCTATCCTGGACGAGGATCTTGACTGCGGCCATCAGCGTAGTGCAAGCGTCCAGGATCTTCTCGTTCACCTCCAATTTAATGCCCGTGTCGCCGGCTCGACTGGCCGCCAACATTTTCTGTAAGGACACGAATGTTGCAgcacttacttggtggtagggctttgtgcgagcccgtctgggtaggtaccacccactcatcagttattctaccgccaaataacagtagtcagtattgttgtgttccggtttgaagggtgagtgagccagtgtaactacaggcacaagggacataacatctttgttcccaaggttggttgacgatgaaaggaatagttaatatttctcacagcgtcattgtctatgggtgatggtgaccacttaccatcaggtggcccatatgctcgtccgccaacctataccataaaaaaaaaaaaaaacacggatACATAGTAGACGAGGGGGCGGGGGGGGGAAATCTAATAGTGCGACTCGCCTCGATCTGCGCGGCGGCGGCCTCGATGGCGCGGTCCATGTCGGCGAGCTCGTCGTCGACGCAGCGCGCGCGCGCGGCGTGCGCGTCGGCCCCGCGCGCGGCGTGCAGCGCGCTGTGCACGGCGGCGCGCGCGTGCGCACAGCCCGCCGCGTCCACGGCGCCGCCCGCCAGCGCCTCGAGGCACAGCTTCGTCGACGTCAGCATGTCGCGGCACTCCGTGTTCAGTTCTAAGTACatacaatatatctatatatagtgGAAGTAGGTCCGAGTGGGCTCGCACTGTGCTGGACGTTCGATTcagcaataattttatttaattctgatAATGTTTTGTGTATAATGTTCATGAATGTGTTCATGAATTAAGAAGACGATTtaccattattatttatcatattgcatatcaaaatcaaaaataaaaatcaaaataaactttattcaagtaggcttttataagcacttttgaatcgtcattttacaattaagtgaagctaccaccggttcggaaagtagattctaccgagaagaaccggcaagaaactcagtagttactctttttttaacatttaaaaaatacagcgtcatgttaattaaatacaattatttcaattaaagtatcctgcttggaagtcaacaggtattaactccacgcttttttatcatctacaaaatcttgtatcgaatagtatgctttttctaccaatgtatttttaacaaacgatttgaatttactaaacggcaaagttaaaaatttctgcggaattttattatagaaacggataccttgccccaagaaggatccattgactttgcggagtcggaaacttggcgttataagtttatccttacttctagtgcatatacaatgattatcactgattttatcaaagtgatcaatgttactgtgaatatacatgatattgttgtaaatatattgcgacgcaacagtaagtattcctactctgttaataTGTATCAGTTGCAACTGATACAAGGGtatgctattttataaatagcataAAGAAAAACAGACAAAGTTCATTTGTctagtagtttatttattagacTGCAgatcccaaaaaaaaaattgttgaaaaatttataaataatgtatctgctaaaaaatttataaacgcATCTTTACCAGCATGTAACACCGTTTATCCTGCACGTGGAATCTCTCCCGTCAAATTAGCGATCTCATCGCGTCATAAGAAAAGCACatattatgtactttttaaTAGTCCTACTCCGACTTATGATTGTATATAAATCGGCTAAAGGCACATTCTTATTTAAGAAGAATTTCTTTCGAAGAAACACTTACTGTCTGACAGCTCGATGTCTGTGGTGATGTTGGATAGGTCTGCGAGGTATGCGGAAAGCTTCGCCGCGTTGTGCGCTGCGAAAATTGCTGATTTTGCTACGACTTCTTCTTTGCCTTCCATCTGAAACATATCATGTGACATCAGcagttttttatgatataaaagcAAATAGTCCCCTTGGTAAGAAATGGTCACCAGCGCCCAATAATATCGGATTTGTGAAAAATgtaatccttacatcgccaattcgccaccaacattgggaactaaaataACATGGCCTGTAGGCTAACCACTCGTAAAATTGAAACAACGACAccaaatatcaatatcaatataatattcaacgACCGTAGAATATCTCGTATGAGGGAATTTATTCAAATGGTGTATATATGTAGGTGAATAACAAAATTGATGTATAGGATCTAACCTTTGCGTTATCTGTGAGCTCCTCCAATGACTTAATAGCTAGTTCCGCGGCTAGGTTATTTGCATCTTGAGCATTCGAGTTTTCAAAAGCAGACAGCGCTCCGTTCATCACCTCTAATGCGGTTTCACTGGCGCATGAAACCAATTTAGACGTCTCTGAAAAGAacgaaaaaaacaaatgcaaggtacataaaaataaagttcagAGAAAAGTCAGAATCTTTGTAAAACACTCAATTACATTTGCTTTAACatacaacaacatcagcctgtaaattcccactgctgggctaaaggcctcctctccctttgaggagaaggtttggaacataccaccacgctgttccaatgcggtttggtggaatacacatatggcagaatttctatgaaatttgtcacatgcaggtttcctcacgatgttttccttcaccgctgagcacgagatgaattataaagacaaattaagcacatgaatcagcggtgcttgcctgggtttaaacccgcaatcatcggttaagatccacgcgttctatcactgggccatcttgactcgtTGCATAACATAAGTCGACAAAATTCAAAAACTATaactgaattataaagaaaagaaatattaataataacagcaAAGAGTAATACGCTAAGTGTAATAAGACAGAGAGTCTGTTTGGTTTGTCTGTCTTACGAAAAAAACAACTCACGTTTCTTGATGGCTTGCTTCGCTTCCTCCAGCTGTATTTTGAGCGAGCCCATGTCTGCCTCCAGGATTGTATTTTGTTGCAACAAGTCCTGCAATTCACACTCGGCATTCAGTCGTTCGCTTTCCGTATGCTCTAATCTAGCTTCAATCAACTATATCATCGAGAATATACTTAACGTAGCGCCGTCGTAGTCCAGTCCGAAACGTACAATAATAGGGCACCAGAAGTATTCCACATGCAGATATTTGTAGAGATGCAGAGATAGAGCGAAGTCGGAAAATAAAACATGCCATTAGATATCATGCAACTAATTTCTAAGAAGACACATTGACACCACAATTAAGCTTAGACTACACTAGATATGACGAAAGGTTTATTATACAGAAGACAAAGTATTACATATTTCGAAGCaacgatcattaagattaaggTACTAAGATAAATTATTACCACCGAAAttgcaaaagttttttttattttgtaaattgtacACTTTTgtctgtttaaaattaaaaaaaaggtatccATTTCGTAATTATAAATGTTCGTCCACCACCAAAGCATCTTGTTtgataataaaaacacaaaaaacacCAGTCACCAGTTAGTCTAACCTGAACTTTAGATTCTGTTTCAGAAATAGTACGCGTGTATTCTTCTCTTTCTTTCGTTCTTAATTGTTCAAGTTCctctatttgtattttatatttatttatttcttctgtTTGTGAAAGGcttatcgttttaaaattaacttcattACGTTCCAAATTCTcagttaatgtttttatttcattgtcttTTTCAGAACTCGTACAttcatattgtaattttatgttttctatCTCTTGTTTAAACTTTTCTTCCAATtcagtatttgtttttaaagctTGTTCGATCTGATCACGTGACTTTTCTTGTGTATCCTTCAACTCCATCACAATATTTTCAAGATCCTGATAAAACGTTagaattatataacaaatttaatgcACACAATAAGTACTAGTTACTTTAAGAATGATGATtgggtatataatatatttgatttgacatttataaagCAATCAGCATTGTTTGACAAATTGTACTTTAAACGATATTTATAGTTAAAGCCGGTAATTACTATTTGAGTATACAATTGAATGAACACAAACCTGCTTTTCAGATATTAACAAATCTCTCTCAGCTACTGTTTTCTCATTTTCAAGAGATAATTGTTCAAGTTGCGTTTCCAACGATTTTTTCTCATtcgaaaaatcatttttaatagtatcaatttctattaatttttcttCAAATCTCGTAGTCAGTTCTTGATACTGTAATGTTAGTTTCTCAATTATATTATCCTTTGATTGAACAGACTCTTCCAGTTGTTCAACTCTTGTGAGCTGATCTTTTAATTCCTTATcttttaaatcttcaatttCTTTTATCAAAGTATCTTTATTACTAagattttctaataaatttttgattttgttttctaGTTCTGAGACCTCTGTATATCTCTcagttaaaacattatttaattttgttttctcaaGATTTTCTTCttcaagtttattatttaatgtcaaaattTGTTTTTGGAAGTCTGCAATCAACTTTTCCGATATTGCTTCATTTTGCGTCAATACATCAATCATTGTTTTGAGACCATTGATCTCAACTGTTTGGTTACTGATTACTTCATCATTGTTACTTTTAATGCTTTCTATACTATTTTGTAATAACGTAAGTTTACTGACAGCCTCTTCAATTTCAAtatcttttttctttaaaatacttTCAAACTCTTGATTTTTGTTGGACAACTCTTCATCTAATTTGTGACATTGCTGTTCGAAATTACTCTGCGATTCATTTAGCTTCATTTGAATAGTTTCTAAATCGGCTTGTAAATtgttagtataattaatttgctCCTATTGAAAATAAACCTTTTATCAAACATTAGAACATGCAGTGTAATctcaatcaattaataaattattattaattgacgggttactttattatattaagcatTTTTAGTAAACATGCATTAGCATAAATAACATCAGACCAGTAAATAGACTTTGCCGCTAGATACAACtacactatttaaaataaatctcttCCCTAGTTTTAAAAACATACCATCCTTCCACGATAGTAATAATTTGGAATACATATATAAGAATTACTACAGACATTAATACTATGAAACCAATGCATGCATTTTGtgaacattaaaaacatacgaAAATTACTGACCTGTTTCTCGTGTTGATACTGCTGTTGAAGTTCAGCGAGCTGTTTCAACGCATCCTCCCTCTCTTCGACCGCTTTTTTATATTCATCCCCACTCTTTTGCCGGAGACACATCAACTCATCTCTCACTTTACTGTACTCGGCGTCTTTTTCACTAATTTCTTGTTTGATTTTCTCATTGTTTTCCGTGACTTCCTTCAGTTCGTTGGTCACTGCTGTGAGTTTCACTTCAAGTTCGGTTGTTGTGGTCTTGTGTTCGATCTCTAGAGCTTCCATGGACGCTCTTAGAGACTCTAATTCGACTTCTTTCTGCCTGGCTTGTTCGAGTTCCGTTCTGAGGTTGGTCAGTTCTGATTTGTAAGCTTCGATTTCTTCGCTCGATGAAGCGCTCTGCTGGAGTAGTTCGACATctctaaaacagttaattacTTTACAGAGAATCctacattttcaaaaaaatgttgtttattgaaGGACCTGTTTAATTGCCACATAAGATAATCGTTAAGTAAAAAAGgggccattcatttattacgtgCGACTATTTTCACAAATTTTTGACCCCCTCCCTCTATTATAAGAGAAAATACGAATAGGGCGTAccctgtataataataattatgtaagaaTCTAAGAAAAAAGTGAATAAATGtgtagtttattttactttaaatatcaaaGCAACATTTTTTAGAAATGTTTAATGGTAATTTCAAAGGTTCTTAAGGTATTCATTCGAGCGAACCTCGGCAATCGTGTGGTTTCCCGCTCTTTTTCAAAGAACAAAAATTTAGTTAGTTAAGAAAACATAAGACATGCTCCCCTCCCCCCTAGACCGtctaatgtaataaatgaatgccCCCAAAGTAATGTTGGTAACGTACTTCATTCGATCATTCAGCTGTTGCTGCAACATTGTTTTCGCACTTTCGTGTTGCGCGGCGGCCGCTCTTAAGCTTGAAGCGTTTTTATCGACCTCGGCTTTctacagtaaaaaatatatatattcatatacatgtatagtacgacacaaattagatgtagcatcggaaaatgcaatgcaatgaaaataaaaccgattactgccgatttacacaaccaatagaaatagctccctatcgcgccattcgacgctattcgtcgctatagattcacgcgtcagagaaagcaagtgcatgtaaattgaggaatatattaggtcatgtgatattacaagttattacgtttgtgcaaagatcatattcgcatgaaaaaaaaattaataatttagtatcgcgtactcaattcggatgtgatcggattTGCCGATGCGAcgtttaagttgtgtcgtactatacaccatattacaaaaaaataaagatattatttacaaacatatataggCACATTATGAGAAAATATTGTCTTCTTTCTGACTAgcgatttttattaaacaatcttTGAGTTAGATTATACTTGAAAATTGGAATAAGTTAGGTCGTATGACTTTTTACTTATATACGTCCACACATAACGATTGCTACATAGCAGTACGTAGtaatataataggctatttgacaatgcgataaattgtgtattattgtaatcagtgtatattatgagtttaaaaatggctatttactaacgaaagtcgaaaataatacttaatttattcaaaaatccataaataaaaatgcattttttcaaacgtttgtcacgtgacacaaaacgctcctgactggccggacttatgatgaagtcactttcttgtaaactctgcctttctactatatgtaccacagattaaatacaggaaagtgatgtcaccgaccccatagcagcgccatattgtccaagtagcatatatatttaaatatggaatttttaatatgatatttttcggcaaatatgtactagtaataaaaaacacaacttttactgggttccttaacttctactaaataatttaaaatggattttaaaaaccagtcaaatagcctattgtatataaaatatattgatatataataaaatatataattaaaaattgtgtAATTCTATATCGCTGAATGTTGACGAGATTAGCTAACTCTAAGCTGAAAAACTTAACCCCAACTTATGTATAGTGTGAATATTCATGAATCAAATCATTAACCTGTCTAATTAAGGCGATGTGTTCTTCACGTAGCTGAGTATAAGCACCCTTTAACTTCTGAAATTTCTCATCTAATATCTTCGCTTTTTCTTCAGTCTGTGTCAGTTTTTCTATGAAACATAacaatatgatatattaaataatgataatagccaataaattatttaacaatttttcatattacatttgtttctttaatactAAATTTCAATATTGGGCACAAGTTTGGCCAAGATGCTCTTGTTTCCAGGAcacacagtaacagcctgtaaatttcccactgctgggccttcCCTCTTTTTGAGAAGGTTTATAACAGCATgttgctccaatgcaggttggtggaatcagacacatgcaggtttcctcacgatgatttccttcaacgccgagcacgagttgtAAATACAATTAAGCAAATTGTCTTCCTTTTCTTTTGTATTGTCTTGGATACCAGTCCTTGTTCCAGATTTTTATTATGTGTTAAGataagatttattattgttatatattgtttaagttACAGGCTACTGTCCTACTGcctaaagacaaaaaaaataaaggaatatttttggaataattttctttatggaATATGACCGTGATTCAtttgactataaaatatataataaacatacttttaatTTCCGGCGTTTCGACTGATATAATATCCATTTTCTGTTTCTCCTCTTCAAGCTCGTTCTGAAACAATAACATTGTATttagttgtgtgtgtgtgtgtgtgacgtCACGTTTAAATAGCGCAGTATTACTTTGGTCGCCCGCAGCTGTGACTCCATCCTCGTACAGTGCTCCCTCATAGATCCCAGCATCGTATTCCTCTCTTGTATTATCTGCGACACTTCTGACCTGTACATGCATTATTTTGATCACTAATGTTTCATCACAAGCTGTTAAGTAAGGCAAGATCGTTTACATATAAcgtttatatattgtatgaatACAGATGAGACGGGACTTGGTGCTGAGCGAAGGGTTCTGGGCACACATCAAATCtgatataatagtataaatataatataaatatgagacaacatcacatacattactctgatcccaatgtaagtagctgaagcacttgtgttatggaaatcagaagtaacgacggcaccacaaacatccagacccaagacaacatagaaaactaatggtaatctacatcgactcggccggggatcgaacccgggaactctgagtgtcgtacccatgaaaaccggtgtacacaccactcgaccatggagttGACTACCTGCAGGTAGGCTAACGGGAGAATCGTcgacaaaaaaaatcaagttcCAAATTAAATACGACTTGGTATAAGTGGCACGAACCTCATCCTTTTGAGCTCGTTCTGCAAATGGTCGATGAGGCGATCGCGCTCCACGATGGGGTCGGGCTCCACACGCTCGGGGCTCGCCcgctgcacacacacacaacacacacacacacacagttaACCTTTGGTATTTCTTGCACTAAACACTTTCATTGTATGTGTACTTGACATTAGTACTGAATCTGCTTCGTAAATCAGAAATAGTTAAAGGCCAATAAAGTGTTACTAAATTttgcatacataaaaaaatcatccttGATACCCGGCCGAATCGaacatattgtatttataatataatttatc from Vanessa cardui chromosome 12, ilVanCard2.1, whole genome shotgun sequence encodes the following:
- the LOC124533990 gene encoding huntingtin-interacting protein 1 isoform X2, giving the protein MANPTEKRFHQLTLAIQKAINSIETPVKEKHVRSTIIGTFQEQSAVTYWMVAIRLPLQDNRIVSWKFCHVTHKLLREGHPTCLDDSQRHIGMIENLGKLWVHLREGYGRLIHLYSNLLVTKLKFHARNPRFPGNMLLTADELDAIAENDVNNYFQLCVELFDYMEDILSLQAAVFDSLGNARANSMTASGQCRLAALIPCAQDSSHIYDCNVRLLFRLHAALPPDVLAGHRERFRQQFKKLSSFYKHASSLQYYRNLLTLPVLPSNPPNFLLQSDFGTYVTPVVSIPEQPPDEVDAVGSLIDTSDTISQRASPERVEPDPIVERDRLIDHLQNELKRMRSEVSQIIQERNTMLGSMREHCTRMESQLRATKNELEEEKQKMDIISVETPEIKKKLTQTEEKAKILDEKFQKLKGAYTQLREEHIALIRQKAEVDKNASSLRAAAAQHESAKTMLQQQLNDRMKDVELLQQSASSSEEIEAYKSELTNLRTELEQARQKEVELESLRASMEALEIEHKTTTTELEVKLTAVTNELKEVTENNEKIKQEISEKDAEYSKVRDELMCLRQKSGDEYKKAVEEREDALKQLAELQQQYQHEKQEQINYTNNLQADLETIQMKLNESQSNFEQQCHKLDEELSNKNQEFESILKKKDIEIEEAVSKLTLLQNSIESIKSNNDEVISNQTVEINGLKTMIDVLTQNEAISEKLIADFQKQILTLNNKLEEENLEKTKLNNVLTERYTEVSELENKIKNLLENLSNKDTLIKEIEDLKDKELKDQLTRVEQLEESVQSKDNIIEKLTLQYQELTTRFEEKLIEIDTIKNDFSNEKKSLETQLEQLSLENEKTVAERDLLISEKQDLENIVMELKDTQEKSRDQIEQALKTNTELEEKFKQEIENIKLQYECTSSEKDNEIKTLTENLERNEVNFKTISLSQTEEINKYKIQIEELEQLRTKEREEYTRTISETESKVQLIEARLEHTESERLNAECELQDLLQQNTILEADMGSLKIQLEEAKQAIKKQTSKLVSCASETALEVMNGALSAFENSNAQDANNLAAELAIKSLEELTDNAKMEGKEEVVAKSAIFAAHNAAKLSAYLADLSNITTDIELSDKLNTECRDMLTSTKLCLEALAGGAVDAAGCAHARAAVHSALHAARGADAHAARARCVDDELADMDRAIEAAAAQIEKMLAASRAGDTGIKLEVNEKILDACTTLMAAVKILVQDSRKLQNELGDPKTRQKMYRRNPQWSEGLISASKAVVFAAKLLVTSADEAVGAAGRVEGVSAAAHEVAASTAQLVAASRAKAPPAAPALASLTAASRAVAAAAGAVVASVRGASALVRDQEALDTSALSLTATRRLEMESKVRALELESALDAERARLAALRKRHYHLAQLHENGKVTNGEE